The window GATGAGCTGTCAGTTCTGGGCATTAAAAACTTCACTCGGAAAATATCCCCTTTCTGATCAAAGGAGATATCCACAATCTGCTCAGACGGGCACTCCTCTCCCCGTGCCCTCACACTGCGTTAGTCCCATGGAGACACAATTCTGGGCTGCATCGCAGACATTTCCCTCACCCCAGGCAACgtgtggggctgagcaggaggcagcGTGGTGGAGCACggctgggcagccctgctccgGGCGGTGTGCTCCACATCAGGGCATGGAGCTGCCTCGGGGTcagtgctgcctggctgcaggcttTCCTCTGGGTTTGGAAACACTCATGTGCTTGCTCCTGAGAACTCCCCCTCGAAGCGATGACATTTCTGCCATCCAGCAGTGAGCTGCCCGGGTGGGCGCTGTTTGCAGACCGTCCAGAGGCGTACCCATGGGGGAAGGATCTGGTAAACAAGAGCGGTTATAAATATTCTAGGTTGGCTGCCATTCTTTTGAAAGGAGTAGAGGTGGGAGAAACGAAAACAACCATGGGCCAAAACGTGTAAGAGGCGTGTGATGGAACACCCATAAAAATTCCTAAATGATCGTATGGCAGAAATAGaaaaccagcagcagagagaagcgGGTGCTGCGGGGGGAGGGAGGAATTCCCATACAGGATTACTCTGCAGAAACCCCACGGCTTCACCCCACAGCTTCACCCCACAGCCGTGGGTGCTTGAGCAGGTGTTGTGCTCGGGAGGCAGCTTGCTGGCCATGCCTGCCCTGAATAGGATGGCCTAGGAATGGAGAAAAGGGCAGATCTGGGGGACAAGACAAAATGGGAGAACAGGATCTGCTCTCACTGCTCTTCACTGGGGGAAAGATCTGCGCTTCCATCAGGAGTTCTGCCTGCTTGGGAAGAAGGCAGACATCCGTGGAAGAGGCACGTTGTCACTTTTAGAGTCCTCCGAGGGTTATAAATGGAGACTTTGCTGTGTTTAGCTGCTTGTCTCTGCCTGCAGGAGAAATCTCACAATAACCTCCAGATTGGCACTGCAAGCGACTCTCTGCCaagctattttttcccccataaatAGGATGAGAACTCTCATGGTATAAAAGACAGTTGCTCTCGATCTCGAGGCAACAATGGCCAGTGTTGTTCCAGCAGCCCCGGCCCCAGCGAGTGCtttgcagacagacagacagacagagccGCAGCGGCGCTGAGCGGGCAGGGAAGTGCGGCACGGCCCGGGCTGTCTCTCACAGCTCTCCCAGGAAAGGGCACGCTGCAATCTGGCAGCGCCGCTGAGTGCGGGGTGCCTCGTGCCTTACTGATACCGGTGACTAAggactgttttcttctgcttcccagATCCGCTCGGTGTATTTTTGTCAGTCTGAGTGATGCGCTGTTCGTGGCTCACATCACCCATGAgggtaaatatttttcagagccATTTTTCAGCGCTGTTTTGTTGCCGGGAGGGTTGGATTCTTCAGCAAGAACCCACCCAGCCACGGCTTGGCACAAAGGGAGGAAGTGGAGGAGGTGTGAGTGAGTTGTGCCAAAGGAGGAAGATGAACACGGGGTGGGAGGAAGGCTCATCCTGCATCCTCGGTGTGCAGCTGGGGCCCTCCTCTTCTGCCCTGTGCATCTGCTATCTGCTCCTCTTACCCTGTGAATCAACCCAGAGGGAAGAAAGTGGTTTTCAAGCTGGTGGAGCTTCAtcagaacaaagcagcaaataGAGCTGGAGGAGCCCTGTGTGGGGACCGGGATGGTTCCCACCCGCTGTGAGTTCATGCCCATGGCCCTGTTCCTCAGGAGTGGCtctggcaggagcaggagaaCCCCCAGGAGCAGCAAGGGGCAGGAGATCCATTGCCAAAGTGGGTGTCAGCAGATTAAAGCCACGTGCAGAACAAGGTGCCCGGCGGAAGCCGCTGTGTTTTCCAGAAGCTTCATTTCTCAGCAGTATCCCAATGGGCCTAGTGCAAAGAAGCAGGAGCTAATATATACTGTTAGTAAACAAAATAGGAAAcgattcctttttttttttttgtctttttgtttatttttcgGCCATACTGCCCTCTAGTGTTAAATTTTTGGAGGAATATCGTCATGGGATAATATTTAGACTATCACCAGTTAGTAAAAGTGCATTAAAAGTGTGAGATAAGCCTCTTTACGCTTCCCCTGCTGGTGCTTTCCCTCCGCCGAGCTGCACAGTGCAGCGAGCTGCAAGGctttgctccttgctgctgagggctggagctgctctgcctgcagcacccacagctgtgGGACCGGCCCCAAATCCTCGTGCGGAGATGGTGGCTGTGTCTTGCACTGCCAAAAGCTGCAGTGGTGGCACAGCTGGGGGTGACACGGAGTTCTcatccatttctcttttccccttagAAATCGTCCGAGCGATGACACACGTCATAAACCAAGGCATGGCGATGTACTGGGGAACGTCGCGCTGGAGCGCTATGGAGATCATGGTAAAGCAGAGCTGTCAGCCAGCACCGGGGCACGCAtttcccagccccatcctcccagggctgctctgcggGCTGTGTGTGTCACTCTGTGTGTGACTGACGTGCTCCTTGCATGGCCTCTCCCCAGGAAGCTTACTCAGTGGCCCGGCAGTTCAACATGATACCGCCCGTGTGCGAGCAGGCCGAGTACCACCTCTTCCAAAGGGAGAAAGTGGAGGTTCAGCTGCCAGAACTGTACCATAAAATAGGTAAATCCACAGCCAAGCGCTTTGGCCATTTCATTTAGAGAGAGAAATAAGGGAGGGCCGCACGTGAGGTTCTAGAGGGGAAGAGCAATATCCTGTCCCCCCCACACTGCTGTATGGCAGAAGGTGAGAGCCAAGAGCCCAGCCCATGGGCTAGCAGAAAGCCTGGCTTGCTGTGCCTAACAAGAGGTGTTAATTGGCACGGCTGCATTGTGCCCTCAGGGACCAGCAGGCACTGACCTGTCCGAGCAGGGCTCACACAGGGCTTTGTGTGAGCACTGAGGGCACCCCATGTGATGAGAGGAGGAAGCAAGCCAGGACGAtgctctcagtgccctccaAGTGTCTGAGGAGCCCCGGCAGTGCCGTACCAGCAGGCAGCAGTCGCTGCTCCCTGGGCTGAGAGCACCGGTTCCGGTACAACCCAGAGCTCTCCTGGTTCCGTGACtctgtctgctctctgcagggGTGGGAGCCATGACGTGGTCTCCTCTCGCCTGCGGGATCATCTCAGGGAAATACGGCAACGGGGTCCCCGAAAGCTCAAGGGCTGCCCTGAAGGTATTTGTATCGCTTGTTTGGGAGAAGGGGacgtgctgcagtgctgagggtGGGCAAATGGCAGCTGGAATCCAGCCCCGTTGCTGGAGGGCCTCACAAAATGAGCTGAAAAGAAAGGTGCAGCCTGCACTGATGTGCTTACAAGAGGGTGGTTTTCAAGTGGGGTATTTCACAGtgtttgtaatttgttttcaacATGAAGGCTACATTTCAAGAGAAAGTCTGGGCAATTTACTGCAGGCCAGCTCAGAAGGCAGCATTTCCCAGGGGGACCTGAATTACTTTGGTGGGAATGAAGGAAAATCAAATGTCAAGTCTGGGTATGGGAGAACTGAAATGGCAGCTCCTTCTCGTTAGCTTTCTAATCTTGAAAGGCAACGGTAAACCTTGAACAAGGTCAGAAGTCCTCTCACTTTTttggggaggaagaaggagggaCGTCAAAAGTTGACCGATATTTCACCATTTTCCAGTTGCCATTGGATCTAGTGGTCCAAACATAATGTTCAGGGGTTAGAGCTCCAGGTGACTGCGTAAAGGCAGAGCACTACaacagcaggaggcagaggggacATCCAACCCAGCCCCGCCTGCACATCGCTGCGTCGGTCACCCCCAGTCACCTCCTGGGgattttcagagatgtttccAATTGCCCCAACCCTTCAGTTTGGGAAGATTAAAGCCAACATCTGACTGCAGTGTAATTCCCCTCCAGTGCTACCagtggctgaaagaaaaaatcataagcgaggagggaagaaagcagcaaacGAAGCTGAAGGATCTCTCGCCCATTGCGGAGCGCCTTGGCTGCACACTACCTCAGCTAGCAGTCGGTAAGGGGAGCAGGGATGCTGTCGTTAGCACGTCAGTGCCTTTGCTCTTCGCTTTTGTCAGAAATGCACGACTTAGCTCGCATCTTCGTAGTAAAAAGGGAAACACTCTGAGCTGAAGAGAGATTCAGTGCCTTCTGCATGGCTGGAAGATGAGCACAGATGAACTCCTGCATAAACCTGGGAGGCTGCAGGTACTCTGTGCTCCAGGCTTTTGCTTTGGGGTCAGAGATGGCTACGtaaatggaaactgaaaaagGCCTGCTGCCTTTCAAACAGGACAGAGGGCAGCTTTCTCTTTGTGCGTATCTGTAGGTGTGTTTGTTTCGTTAAAACACTTGAATGAGTATTTACTGTCAGGAATTTTGGTACATAATGGCAGGAACGTGGAGAGACAGAAGATGTGAATTGCAACAGTAATTCAGGAAGGGTAATGCGTTTCAAGGGACACAGTAACAGAAGGCACCAAGACTGCTGTAGGGTACGGAGCTTGGAGGCCCAGCCGTGGCAGGGGATTGGAGcttggtgatccttggggtcccttccaacccaaaccattctatgattctgtgattctatgatacgaAAATGCCATCTATTGCCTTTGAGGTAACAACTGCTCTGTTATCCTCACACAAAATtacatgggttttttttgtttgtttgttttgagcaAGCAGTAATATTATTTTGCCATCAGAAAAGGACAAGACAATCAGGAAAGGGATGAGGTGAGAAAATATTAGGGGCATGTTTCTCATGGATTGAGTAGTCCTGAATTATTTAGCTGAGAGAGGAACCAGCTCAGGAAGAAGATCAGACCATAAAATGACGAATGATGCAGATGCAGCAAACCAGGCATTCCCAGTCCTTATTTAGTGGGAACAAGAACAATCCGATGAATGAAAGacagcacatttaaaaatggaaaagggagATATCGACATAATGCATAACCATCCTGTTTAATGGGACTAGAAATGACTCAGAAGTGACCTGGAAAATGATGGCTTCCAAAAATAATAGTGCTCTTCTTCAAATAAAGAGAGAAGCTCTGACAAATACTGCATCGTCAGTAGTGCGGTGCGGTGCGCCCTTTGTTCCTGACCATCCCGTGCCTTTGTTTGCAGCGTGGTGTCTGAGGAACGAGGGGGTGAGCTCTGTCCTTCTGGGATCTTCCAATCCAGAGCAGCTGATCGAGAACCTTGGAGCCATACAGGCAAGTGCTGGAGATGGGGCAGCTCCTGCCCGGCGCCCCCGGCGTTACATCCACAGGCATTGAGAACAGTGCCCTTGCTTTCTTAACTGAGTTTCAACCCTTGGTGTGTTGTTTCAGCCCAGTTGCACACACTAATTAGACAAACCTCTGGCACCTCACCCTGTCTTATAACCATCTGTGATGCTTACATCCGTGTTCAGCAGGTTCAACACACTGCTTCACTCTTTGTCTAAAGGCTCACTTAAGACAAGCAAGTGAACTGGTGTCGAGATATGTTATGCTATGTTCTACACTAAATCTTCAGCGTTAGTCCgaagaaaagcacagagccCTTGTCATTGCCATGGACCTTAATTattctctcttgtttttcacaaatAAGGCTTCCTCGGGTGTTCCTGCCACCAGctttgttcctgctgcagttgAGTGCGTATAGAGCTTAGGACAAAGGTTTCTGTGATTGTCTCACAGGATAAAGTCACTACAATTATTTCTTTGAGGGAGAAAGGTATCAAATCAATTCTTAAATATGTCACATAtgtgtaaaaaaagaaaaaagaaaaacaacggAGGAATCATTATTTGATAAAATCTAGatttaaatttggaaaaaaactatGGCTGTCTTTAGTGGAAACTTAATTAAATGTCAGTTTCCTTCTACTCCTAGGTTCTTCCAAAGATGACATCACACATTGTAAATGAAATAGATAACATTCTGGGAAATAAGCCCTACAGCAAGAAGGACTACAGATCATAACGCAATGCATGAATCACCCGGACTGCATGGTTTGATAAGTGCTCTGTACGGAAGTCCTGAGTTAATATCGGGTCATTAGAATCATTCAGCAGCTTGCTGCTCGGTGTCTCCTGTTACTGGATCCTTCGAGGTGTGCTGTTGCTACCAATCCGCAGTGAAATCTAAAAGCACAGTTGATCTCCTTTACAAGCAAGGATAATCTTGTATTTTCTTACCTTCGACCGACTTCattactttttacttttctcctaGCACCTCATGCTTGTGCTGTGAAAAGCATatgtaaagcaaaaaataatttgtaaccTTCAGGTACTTGGTAATTAAAGAAGGAtgtacagatatattttttcaatgaaGAAAAGCCAGATACAACTTAAGGTTTTAATAAAACCACATTTGGGAAATCTCAGCTACAGAGTTTCTTCAGTTAGGTTAAGAGGCAGAATGGGTAAGTTcaaattttccatttgcttttttatgcTGAACACGCGCTacagattttgtttctaaatgaaTAATGGACTTAAGTCAGAGAACTGATTAACGTTATATAGCTCAACTCCTAACTATCCAATTAGTTATTTCAGCCGTGGAGTGCTcttcagcagtatttctgaGCGCAAGGCAGAAGAGCACAGCTAGAAAGCCCCAAAACGCATGGCAGGTTAACACCAACAACTGCTGTTTGCAATGTTTTAATTCTACGTAAACCTCAGACCGAGAAAGCCATGGTGAAAcagtttttttgcattttattgaaACCTGCCTCTACTTTTGCCTGCTTGTAGACACAGCTATCGCAAATCTTAATATTCTTGAGCTTCTGAGGATGTAGATACTTTATATATAGAACACGTAGCTGCTGAAAAATGCCAGACAAAATCGGGTGTGTACATCAGTGGAAGGCCACATTTGCTTTAACTTGCTCTGGAATCGGGCATAAGTAAACGCATAGTGATTTTAGGACACGTTTTAAACAGGTAGTTCTTTTGTGAGCACTTCGTCCCTCTACAGGAGTTGATAGTAAACGTTTATCTATTAATTTGCCCATCCTGGGAACCATATCATATTTTACCATAAGTTTGCTTTGTAAAGTGCACCTATGGTTTCAGTAAACCCTTCACAGTGGTTCTGAATCACACACTTTAGGAACACGCTTCCTAGAGGGTACAGCTCTGTACAGTATTTGTAGGACCCCTGTATTTTACCCCCGACCTTCAGGATACCTGTGGCGTGCCAGGGCTCACGTGAACAGATGGGAATACTTGACTTGTTTCCTCCTGTACCTATTCTAACAAGCTATGGTATGTGTAAATGAACTTAGCTGCTGTATAGCAAGAAATGCAATTTGACTTTGACTTCTGCTtggacaaaataaaagcattttgtgcAACTGATTTTATACTTAGAGACCTGTTACTGACAGTGACACCGACTGGGGCGAAGCGCAGACGTGGAGCACGGTGCAGGGAAGCGCTGCCCTGTAGCTGTGCCCCTGCACTGTGTCCTTGCAGGGTCCAGCCTGGGGCCAACCTGCAGCATCACACTTCAGAAACAGCGTGCAGCTTGTACTGGGGATTAAAGAAGACAACAAAGCAATCCTGACCCTAAAACAACAAATCCCAACGTTCTTCTGTGAAGAAGCCCAGAAAAAgaactttgctttctgtaggaaaaaagcaaaaccaacacaCACACGAGAAACCCCGTGAAAAATGCTTGATTCAGGCTGTCAGCGCTGCTCTCCAGAAAAACCCTGACACATAGTATTGCTCCAGGCCTTGGTAACTggcaacagcaaaaacacaaggCGAGATGAAAACCCGCTGATAAAAGACTCACCCAGCTGACAGTAATAGCAGAAGAAAGGCTGCTTCAAAACACTCCTCTCTAGATGGCAGATTTTGTGAACAATGCACCTGCAAAGTGTCGGATAGGGCAGCCCTCATCCCTGCAAATGCTGACAGCTAACTCGAGTGCTGGCGCTGCCTGTCTGTGGCACTGAATGCAAATGCCATGTGcttccagcaggagctgagcctGTCGCCGAGCAGTGAAACACAACAGGCCTCACCTTGGGTTATGGCTGTTAGAGCAGTAAGTCAGATACTGTTTTACATGAGCTAAAGACTTAGTAGAATTACGGCTATCGCTGCTTCAAATTCGTACTGGCGCTGAACACATCACAACCAGTATTACAAATACACTTCTTATCCATTCTTGCTGTGGCGACAATATTATTTCAATCCAGCCCTcatctctgctcctcctgcactAGCCCTTGcaccagtgctgcagggcaggcctGCAAACAGAAGCTGAACAACTGACAACTTAGCATAGAAAAGCTGTTCCAGTTTTCTATAGAGAACTCACACAGAGCATACACAATCTGGGTTGCCTTGGAGTATCTCCTGAAGTTTCAAATCTTCCTTTTACTAACTATACATAAACATGGATCGCACAGAAGCATAAAGATTAGCAAagtaatttttacattaaatCTAATTATAagatttctctcctttctttggGATTGCAAGTATGTAATAGCACTATCTGTAACTTCCAAATATGACTCCATTAATAGCAGTCGAGTTTAGCATTCAATGCAACAGCCGTTTCACTGGTAGCATGAAGAAAGGCAACAGGATTGCCTGATAAACCCATTACAGAGAGCCAGCCGGAGCTTTTTGGTTCAGTTGTGCCAGGAAAactgattccttttttttttttttttccatttatgaCTTCAGAGATGAAGACCAGTTAAAGAACGTTTTCCTAGGAGCTACTGTTTAGGCTTTATCTCAAAGTTATTGAAAAATGAGGAGTATTTCCAAGGAAAGCAATCCTACAGACTTGCAGAAGATTCCTCTCTTATGGTAGCTGAGAGAGTTGGCAAACCTACACACATTGCTCGCCCACAGAAATACCCACTTTCAGGAACtaagaaaggaaacacaaagtatttaatgacaaaaagtctcctttttattaaaactttgCAAGTTACAATGAGAAACGATAGATTGTCAATTTTTCTGATCACAGACTTTGGCTCTGACAATAGCCACTGAGTTTACAGGGGAATTCCACTGCAGGGTTTGACTACATCTGTTCTGCGCTGCCGTGCAGCAGCCCCTTGCAGCTGACTCATACTGTCTCATGGTCTGCAGAACCATCACACCTATGAAGtgcttcagaaaagctgtttgatAATGGCTCACATGCCATTTACTTTCAATGCCAAGTAATTATTAGATTCAGTTATTGAGCAATACCATGTAAAGACACCGAAAGTAAACGAACTTCCAATTGAAAACCTCCCCCCAAACCCTTAGGCAATcctattataaaaaaaatatctattctTATTCCACTCTCAAGCAGAAGTTGAACCCTCCCACAAAAACAAATCGCTTTTCCTTCGGTCTACTTGGATCCCGTAGACAGCAGGGCAATCAGTCCAGACGAAGCACTTATGGAAAGGATATAGTTTCTGTAAGAAGAAAGTTAAGGACAACTACATGGAAAAGGTACCACTGCTGCTTTTACAGGACACTTAGTAAAAGTTTTACCAAAAACAATGAATCAAAAAGGTCTTCCTCTGTGAGAGCTTTAAAATAGGCATGCAACAGTGTAGTAGAAAGGCTAAGTCAGGGCTTGAAgcaatgattgagcacctggaggcaaggcagggccaacccaggagAGCTCGGGTGCAAGCAATGTtcctgagtgaccagaaggggtggagccaggatccaccccttcccagacctcatttaagggctggcagtggcgGTGAGgatatcttgctggagatccctgcctacctgaggccttccaagggtaagcGGATTCTTTCcccttatttctgtgcccacagctaTTGGGGTTGGGAAAATCCTCACTGGCTGCAGCCTaggatcttgctgctctgtcactgctgcactttccatcatgttacaAACACTAACTTGAAATAGAGCTTCCAACCAAGGTTATGAACCAGTCACTCTGTTTACAGTGTATATAACCTCAGAATTAAGACACCTCTAAAGGTTAGCCCGTTCTTGTCCAAGTGATTATAAATACAGTCATGTATCCAGTACTCATCAGCAGTATTTAAGTAACAAAAACATCTATGTGTGAAGTTACCAAAACCAAATAATCCTGTAGTTTTACAGTATGTGACAACCAACACCATTGTAGTGTTTCTGTAAACGCAAGCTGCCTCTTGGCTGCAGGGAGTCATAAGGATTTCTGTGCAATTTGGTATCAGATGATAAACATTTACACAATTTGGAAGTGATGGGTTTggttggctttttctttttgtattgtttACTTCACTCAAGTGTTTCTAAGTTGAGGAACCACAATGTACTGCACATCTCAGTAAGGTGAAGGTGCTACACAGATAACAAATGTATCTACGACTGGCAACAAATGGGAACAGGACTTTGGTTGTTTCAGGTGCGGTAATAAAGGATACACAGTGGGGTTGAAGTTCTTCAGtacaaaaaatgaagcaatgatGACCAAGACCAGAAAGAGAGTATTGTTGTAGAAGATGGAAAAGGTTGTTGCTTCATAATCTGCAACTTCATTCTTCTTCCACAGAATCCTATGAACAGGTAAAGATgttatttcaaatgtatttaaatcaaTGCATATCCTGATGCACCCACAGTTATGAAGAGACTAACACCCAGTGGGGAAGCAAACCGCAGCTCTTATCACAGCCAGCTTCTAAAAGACAGAGCACTGCAAAAACTACCACTCAGCTCGTTAGTTAAAGGAAAGCCTGTATATACTCAGCACTTGTGCATTTAAGTGACTTAGGATCGTTTTCCCACCCCGCACATCAAACCTGCTTTATAAATAACAGTCTGTGCAAGTTTGTATCTGCTAAATGCCAACAGCGTGCCTGGCAAGTAAAAGATGTGGCTTTTTTGCTCCAAAGAAAAGACACTTCACCTCCTTGTGCCTTGTATGGCCCTAAGAGGCATCGAATCTAACAAGGAGCAATTTCTGTCCAGGCATATCCTGGATATCAGTAAGTTACTGAATTGGAAATCTGCATATTTGCTTTGCTGTTATAACCATGAGTGATAAAAAGTACAACCACTGATAAACAGCACAGGATAGCAGTATATAAGCTGATAGTATAACTAGTATTAAATCAagggaaagacagacagaagaGCACAAGGAGAATCACCTTTCATCCTTCTCCTTCCGAGACATTTTCCTGTTATCTGCCTCAGAAAGCTTGCGAGTAACTTCTTTGGAAACGgcatcttctctcttctgtgctACCCTATCAGAAACACCATTCATGTTAAagttgaaaatggaa of the Numida meleagris isolate 19003 breed g44 Domestic line chromosome 4, NumMel1.0, whole genome shotgun sequence genome contains:
- the KCNAB1 gene encoding voltage-gated potassium channel subunit beta-1 isoform X2, whose translation is MQVSIACTEHNLKSRNGEERLISKQNAAAPNVVNAARAKFRTVAIIARSLGTFTPQHHISLKESTAKQTGMKYRNLGKSGLRVSCLGLGTWVTFGGQISDEVAEQLMTIAYESGVNLFDTAEVYAAGKAEVILGNILKKKGWRRSSLVITTKLYWGGKAETERGLSRKHIIEGLRASLQRLQLEYVDVVFANRPDNNTPMEEIVRAMTHVINQGMAMYWGTSRWSAMEIMEAYSVARQFNMIPPVCEQAEYHLFQREKVEVQLPELYHKIGVGAMTWSPLACGIISGKYGNGVPESSRAALKCYQWLKEKIISEEGRKQQTKLKDLSPIAERLGCTLPQLAVAWCLRNEGVSSVLLGSSNPEQLIENLGAIQVLPKMTSHIVNEIDNILGNKPYSKKDYRS
- the SSR3 gene encoding translocon-associated protein subunit gamma — encoded protein: MAPKGGPGGRQQSEEDLLLQDFSRNLSAKSSALFFGNAFIVSAIPIWLYWRIWHMDLVQSAVLYSVMTLISTYLVAFAYKNVKFVLKHKVAQKREDAVSKEVTRKLSEADNRKMSRKEKDERILWKKNEVADYEATTFSIFYNNTLFLVLVIIASFFVLKNFNPTVNYILSISASSGLIALLSTGSK